One segment of Pleomorphomonas sp. PLEO DNA contains the following:
- a CDS encoding putative bifunctional diguanylate cyclase/phosphodiesterase, translated as MWIFDFDSCRVVWANPPALQVWSAETVEELRARDLKTDMSPAVARRLRQYRTDFVERDVVFTEMWTLYPKGVPRPMHVRFRRVTLGDGRIGMLCEGNEETARQPEAVRSADALLHTQLMISLHASNGQTLYSNPAARTAFETNHRNLRARFVDADDFNRLVAAVERDGETSLITEVHTTRGIRWHELTARSCHDPASGLPSLLVSETDVSGLKEAEALARMRADHDSLTLLPNRMALPGRFERLVRKARRLGARIGVLFIDLDQFKEVNDTLGHEQGDAILTEVARRLSSLCDPDDCAFRLGGDEFLVIALAKDDEPDRIARLADDILRQLSVPAHLERRRLTVTPSIGIAYFPEHGQDAQTLMQRADLAMYAAKAAGRNQYCLFDESIQTTRDEELNLLGDIRGGLERDEFEAFFQPRVCAQSHKIVCVEALARWRHPERGLLMPAQFIPLAETAGLIGALGLSILKQSLSCQRAWAKAGLPINVSVNVSLRQLGEAEFGTILAQLVEDYGCSQGQLELEITETLLLEHNPQVAANLAIARSLGVRIAIDDFGTGYSNLARLAEIRVDCIKIDRSLISGLPKNEPLVKMVIAMCRLMQVTIVAEGLETEEAADWASRNGCHELQGYLFGKPMPTDQIEAALRAVTDARPVLSLRA; from the coding sequence GTGTGGATTTTCGATTTTGATTCCTGCCGGGTTGTCTGGGCCAACCCGCCGGCCCTGCAGGTCTGGTCGGCGGAGACGGTCGAGGAACTGCGCGCCCGCGATCTCAAGACCGACATGTCACCGGCCGTTGCCCGGCGGCTTCGCCAATACCGGACCGACTTTGTCGAGCGCGATGTGGTGTTCACCGAGATGTGGACGCTCTATCCCAAGGGCGTGCCGCGCCCCATGCACGTGCGGTTTCGCCGGGTAACCCTTGGCGATGGCCGCATCGGCATGTTGTGCGAGGGCAATGAGGAAACGGCTCGGCAGCCGGAAGCCGTTCGCAGTGCCGATGCGCTCCTGCATACGCAGCTGATGATTTCGCTGCATGCCAGCAACGGGCAGACGCTCTACAGCAATCCGGCCGCCCGCACGGCGTTCGAAACCAATCACCGCAACCTTCGAGCGCGCTTTGTCGACGCCGACGATTTCAATCGGCTGGTGGCGGCGGTGGAGCGCGATGGCGAGACCAGCCTGATCACCGAAGTCCATACGACCCGGGGTATCCGCTGGCACGAGCTGACGGCCCGGTCCTGTCACGACCCGGCATCCGGCCTGCCGTCCCTGCTGGTCAGCGAGACGGATGTCAGCGGCCTCAAGGAAGCGGAAGCGCTGGCCCGCATGCGCGCCGATCACGACTCGCTGACCTTGCTGCCAAACCGCATGGCGCTGCCGGGGCGGTTCGAGCGCTTGGTCCGCAAGGCGCGGCGGCTGGGGGCAAGGATCGGCGTGCTGTTCATCGATCTCGACCAGTTCAAGGAGGTCAACGACACGCTGGGGCATGAGCAGGGCGACGCCATTCTGACGGAAGTGGCGCGGCGGCTGTCCTCGCTTTGCGATCCCGACGATTGCGCTTTCCGCCTGGGGGGCGACGAGTTCCTCGTGATCGCGCTCGCCAAGGATGACGAGCCGGATCGCATAGCGCGGCTTGCCGATGATATCCTCCGGCAACTGTCGGTCCCGGCCCATCTTGAGCGGAGAAGACTGACCGTTACGCCGAGCATCGGCATCGCCTATTTCCCCGAGCATGGCCAGGACGCGCAAACGCTGATGCAGCGAGCAGACCTCGCCATGTATGCCGCCAAGGCGGCCGGCCGGAACCAATATTGCCTGTTCGACGAAAGCATCCAGACGACGCGCGACGAAGAACTGAACCTTCTCGGCGATATCCGTGGCGGTCTGGAACGAGACGAATTCGAAGCCTTCTTCCAGCCGCGCGTCTGCGCGCAAAGCCACAAGATCGTCTGCGTGGAGGCCCTGGCCCGCTGGAGGCATCCCGAGCGTGGCCTCCTGATGCCCGCGCAGTTCATTCCGCTCGCCGAGACAGCCGGCTTGATCGGAGCGCTGGGCCTGTCGATCCTCAAGCAATCCCTGTCGTGCCAGCGCGCGTGGGCCAAGGCCGGCCTTCCTATCAACGTATCGGTCAACGTGTCGCTGCGTCAGCTGGGCGAAGCGGAGTTCGGCACGATTCTGGCGCAGCTCGTTGAAGACTATGGCTGTTCCCAAGGGCAGCTCGAACTTGAGATTACCGAGACACTGCTGCTCGAACATAACCCCCAGGTCGCCGCCAATCTCGCCATCGCCCGATCGCTCGGCGTGCGCATTGCGATCGACGATTTTGGCACCGGCTATTCCAACCTCGCCCGGCTCGCCGAAATCCGGGTCGATTGCATCAAGATCGACCGCAGTCTGATTTCAGGCCTGCCGAAAAACGAGCCGCTGGTCAAAATGGTCATCGCCATGTGCCGCCTGATGCAGGTGACCATTGTCGCCGAAGGTCTGGAGACCGAAGAGGCCGCCGACTGGGCCTCCCGCAACGGCTGCCATGAATTGCAGGGCTACCTGTTCGGCAAGCCTATGCCCACCGATCAGATCGAGGCGGCCCTGCGCGCGGTGACGGACGCCAGGCCCGTCCTAAGCCTTCGCGCATAA
- a CDS encoding glutathione S-transferase family protein, which produces MNTLYVTRGSGNCQKPFLAFSQMKTPVRLIEVDVLSGATKSEAFRALNPLGVVPYLVSDDGGGVRESNAMLWLICDGSALMPETALERALSLQWMFFEQARLEPFISPARFLTFIAPDRGVGREADIEGWRRKAREGLAILNGHLADRDFMLGPRYGITDIALFGYVHIAHEAGIDMAAFPAISAWIERVGTTPNFAPLSALHLKAAPFSAGLPLSTPGE; this is translated from the coding sequence ATGAATACACTGTATGTCACCAGGGGGTCGGGAAACTGCCAAAAGCCGTTTCTTGCCTTCAGCCAGATGAAGACACCGGTCCGCCTCATCGAAGTCGATGTTCTGAGTGGCGCGACGAAAAGCGAAGCCTTTCGGGCTCTCAATCCGCTTGGCGTCGTCCCTTATCTGGTCTCCGACGATGGCGGCGGTGTCCGAGAATCCAACGCCATGCTCTGGCTGATCTGCGACGGATCGGCGCTGATGCCAGAGACGGCGCTGGAGCGTGCCCTCAGCCTGCAATGGATGTTCTTCGAGCAAGCGCGGCTCGAGCCCTTCATCTCGCCCGCCCGTTTTCTGACCTTCATCGCCCCGGATCGTGGCGTTGGGCGTGAAGCCGATATCGAGGGCTGGCGCCGCAAAGCGCGCGAAGGCCTCGCCATCCTGAACGGGCATCTGGCGGACCGCGACTTCATGCTGGGTCCGCGCTACGGCATCACCGACATCGCCCTGTTCGGCTACGTCCATATCGCCCACGAGGCGGGCATCGACATGGCGGCGTTTCCCGCCATCTCGGCCTGGATCGAGCGGGTCGGGACGACGCCGAACTTCGCGCCGCTTTCCGCCTTGCACCTCAAGGCCGCGCCGTTTTCGGCTGGCTTGCCCCTCTCGACCCCAGGAGAGTGA
- a CDS encoding HlyU family transcriptional regulator, with amino-acid sequence MSFLKKLFGLGDSAPAAEKPAETQDYKGFKIAATPFKADGQWQLCGVVSLEENGVTREHRFIRADKFSDADQAKDVAFEKGRLIVDQLGKSIFD; translated from the coding sequence ATGTCGTTCCTGAAAAAGCTGTTCGGCCTCGGTGATAGCGCGCCGGCGGCGGAAAAGCCGGCCGAGACACAGGACTACAAGGGCTTCAAGATCGCCGCGACGCCGTTCAAGGCTGATGGACAGTGGCAGCTGTGCGGTGTGGTAAGCCTGGAAGAGAACGGCGTCACGCGCGAGCATCGCTTCATTCGTGCCGACAAGTTCTCCGACGCCGACCAGGCCAAGGACGTGGCCTTCGAAAAAGGCCGGCTGATCGTCGATCAGTTGGGCAAGTCCATCTTCGACTGA
- a CDS encoding CGNR zinc finger domain-containing protein, translated as MQQRRSMDEVPAYFSELGRLRMLGDDAALDFANTRHWRDGREIDFLTGYPALLGWAVVARLLSQDEHDRLKAAEGDMPLRAADVFSAAIRLRDIWKIYLAEATRTELPSAPLDQPLEALRRMVTKALGSPGLAIAGLPTDALSGAEMALPLARAALAIGAFLALPHAGTLRMCEADPCGGVFLDTSRSQKRRWCAMDSCGNRVKAQRHRLRMKAEAVEPPKSKG; from the coding sequence ATGCAGCAACGACGATCAATGGACGAGGTACCGGCCTATTTCTCCGAGCTGGGGCGACTCAGGATGCTGGGGGACGACGCCGCGCTGGATTTTGCCAACACCCGCCACTGGCGCGACGGCCGCGAGATCGACTTCCTCACCGGATATCCGGCGCTGCTCGGGTGGGCCGTTGTCGCCCGGCTGCTGTCTCAAGACGAGCACGACCGCCTGAAGGCAGCGGAAGGCGACATGCCGCTGCGGGCGGCCGACGTGTTCTCGGCCGCCATCCGTCTCCGGGACATCTGGAAGATCTATCTCGCCGAGGCAACGCGCACGGAACTGCCGAGCGCGCCGCTCGATCAGCCGCTCGAAGCCTTGCGCCGGATGGTGACCAAGGCGCTCGGCAGCCCGGGGCTGGCGATCGCCGGCTTGCCGACGGATGCGCTGAGCGGCGCCGAAATGGCCCTGCCGCTCGCGCGGGCCGCGCTGGCCATCGGCGCCTTCCTGGCCCTGCCGCACGCTGGCACGCTACGCATGTGCGAAGCCGATCCCTGCGGCGGTGTCTTCCTCGACACTAGCCGGTCGCAGAAACGGCGCTGGTGCGCCATGGATTCCTGCGGCAACCGCGTCAAGGCGCAGCGCCATCGCCTCCGCATGAAGGCGGAAGCGGTCGAGCCTCCGAAGAGCAAAGGCTAG
- a CDS encoding DUF2066 domain-containing protein — protein MRRIHFPPMALALWGVVASPAAAFEPSDIYTSQVVVSGQGDANRLTGFGICLERVLTRVTGDVELAGKPDAKAAMARAADYVAAYSYRDRLEGRPVHDEQGTYDRPHNLTCRFKTAPLDKLIGDLGGHPWLMRRPVIAVFLDVEKPAARYTVAANNQRDLAMRQSFGNASNLIALDAVFPPETAALNLGATDLDPASPELKVAAEAAGGDLPLVGRLIWSDADHGWIANWALEQGGAVHRWSVRGVSFDDAFRTALWGAARLLSESGEAQ, from the coding sequence ATGCGACGCATTCATTTCCCGCCAATGGCTCTGGCGCTTTGGGGTGTGGTTGCCAGCCCCGCCGCCGCCTTCGAGCCGAGCGATATCTATACCTCCCAGGTGGTGGTGAGCGGCCAGGGCGACGCCAACCGCCTGACCGGTTTCGGCATCTGCCTCGAACGGGTACTGACGCGCGTCACCGGCGATGTCGAGCTTGCCGGCAAGCCGGACGCCAAGGCGGCGATGGCCAGGGCGGCGGATTATGTGGCCGCCTATTCCTACCGCGACCGGCTGGAAGGGCGGCCCGTTCACGACGAACAGGGCACCTACGACCGGCCGCACAATCTCACCTGCCGCTTCAAGACGGCGCCGCTCGACAAGCTGATCGGCGACCTCGGCGGCCATCCCTGGCTGATGCGCCGGCCGGTGATCGCCGTGTTCCTGGATGTCGAGAAGCCGGCTGCCCGCTACACGGTGGCGGCCAACAACCAGCGCGATCTCGCCATGCGCCAATCGTTCGGCAACGCGTCCAACCTGATCGCCCTCGACGCGGTGTTCCCGCCGGAGACGGCGGCGCTCAACCTCGGCGCGACCGATCTCGATCCGGCCTCGCCTGAGCTGAAGGTGGCGGCCGAGGCGGCGGGCGGCGATCTGCCGCTGGTCGGCCGGCTCATCTGGAGCGATGCCGATCACGGCTGGATCGCGAACTGGGCGCTGGAACAGGGCGGGGCGGTGCACCGCTGGTCGGTGCGCGGCGTCAGCTTCGACGATGCCTTCCGGACGGCGCTGTGGGGCGCGGCGCGGCTTCTATCGGAGAGCGGCGAGGCGCAATGA
- a CDS encoding acyl-CoA thioesterase, protein MSEEPHGELTIRTIAMPADTNANGDIFGGWLMSQMDSAGGMAAVQRCGGRVVTVAVNAMVFHRPVKVGDILCAYTDIVRVGRTSMHIRIEAWVRRFVTGQHEKVTEGEFTYVAIDESGRPRPVDPVKVE, encoded by the coding sequence ATGTCGGAAGAGCCGCACGGCGAACTCACCATCCGCACCATCGCCATGCCGGCCGACACCAACGCCAACGGCGATATTTTCGGTGGCTGGCTGATGAGCCAGATGGATTCGGCCGGCGGCATGGCGGCGGTGCAGCGCTGCGGCGGCCGGGTGGTGACGGTGGCCGTCAACGCCATGGTGTTCCACCGGCCGGTGAAGGTGGGCGACATCCTCTGCGCCTACACCGATATCGTCCGCGTCGGCCGCACCTCCATGCACATCCGCATCGAGGCCTGGGTGCGCCGCTTCGTCACAGGCCAGCACGAGAAGGTGACCGAGGGCGAATTCACCTATGTGGCGATCGACGAAAGCGGTCGCCCCCGACCGGTCGATCCGGTGAAGGTTGAATAG
- a CDS encoding TetR/AcrR family transcriptional regulator: MEQTSLNAVEMRARILDTAEALLRRHGLEKLTVVDVARVLNMSHGNVYRHVPSKSALRSEVIQRWLHRVADQTDAIATKNGPADARFREWLTELAVIKQRKVAEDVEMLAAAVKVVEESPDVLDDHSAQLTAQLAKILADGLADQTLPGVGEPTATATAVLNATFRFHHPNLVATGGEAHEQLAALGEVIDLILPALKGPKRI; this comes from the coding sequence ATGGAACAGACCAGCTTGAATGCTGTCGAGATGCGCGCCCGCATCCTCGACACCGCCGAGGCGTTACTACGACGGCACGGGCTTGAAAAGCTCACCGTCGTGGACGTCGCGCGTGTTCTGAATATGAGCCACGGCAACGTCTATCGGCATGTTCCGAGCAAGTCGGCGCTGCGGAGCGAGGTCATTCAGCGCTGGCTTCATCGCGTCGCTGATCAGACCGACGCAATCGCGACAAAGAACGGTCCGGCGGACGCCCGTTTCAGAGAATGGTTGACCGAGCTTGCCGTCATCAAACAGCGCAAGGTCGCCGAAGACGTTGAGATGCTGGCCGCCGCGGTCAAGGTCGTGGAGGAATCGCCTGATGTCCTGGACGACCATTCAGCGCAGTTGACAGCGCAACTCGCGAAGATCCTTGCCGATGGACTGGCGGACCAGACATTGCCCGGTGTTGGCGAACCAACCGCGACAGCCACAGCCGTCCTCAATGCGACGTTTCGCTTTCACCACCCCAATCTGGTCGCGACTGGAGGCGAAGCTCATGAGCAGCTGGCCGCTTTAGGCGAAGTTATCGATCTTATACTTCCAGCGCTAAAGGGACCGAAGCGAATTTAG
- a CDS encoding aldo/keto reductase yields the protein METRSLGKDGPAVSALGLGCMGMSEFYGHADRKASLATIAAALESGITLFDTGDFYGMGHNEMLLAEGLRGQRDKAFVQVKFGPQRGPDGAFIGMDARPVAVKTSLAYSLKRLGTDYVDLYQTGLDPAVPIEDTIGAIGELVQQGYVRHVGITNADVDTIRRAHDTHPITALQFEYSVMSRDMEQEVLPLCRALGIGITAYGVLGRGLLTGSKGSGEGDLRKTYYPRFKDENLSHNQRLANALATVAEGEGITAAQAAIGWVASQGPDIIPLVGARTVERLMEAVRAPLRLSPAALAAIEKAVPEDAVQGDRFMAH from the coding sequence ATTGAAACACGTTCGCTCGGAAAGGACGGCCCCGCCGTCTCGGCGCTGGGGCTCGGCTGCATGGGTATGTCCGAGTTCTACGGGCACGCCGATCGCAAGGCATCGCTCGCCACGATCGCCGCGGCGCTCGAATCGGGCATCACCTTGTTTGATACCGGCGACTTCTACGGCATGGGCCACAACGAGATGCTGCTGGCCGAAGGGCTGCGCGGCCAGCGCGATAAGGCGTTCGTTCAGGTCAAATTCGGCCCGCAACGCGGTCCGGATGGCGCGTTCATCGGCATGGACGCTCGACCCGTAGCGGTGAAAACCTCTTTAGCCTACTCCCTCAAGCGCCTGGGAACCGACTACGTCGATCTCTATCAGACTGGCTTGGACCCTGCTGTGCCGATCGAAGACACGATCGGGGCGATCGGAGAGCTGGTCCAGCAAGGTTATGTCCGACACGTGGGCATCACCAACGCCGATGTCGACACCATCCGCCGCGCGCATGACACGCATCCGATCACCGCGCTGCAATTCGAATACAGCGTTATGTCCCGCGATATGGAACAAGAGGTCCTGCCGCTTTGCCGCGCGCTTGGTATCGGGATTACCGCCTACGGTGTCCTAGGCCGAGGTTTGCTGACGGGCAGCAAGGGAAGCGGCGAAGGCGATCTCCGCAAGACCTATTATCCGCGCTTCAAGGACGAGAACCTGTCGCACAACCAGAGGCTTGCCAATGCGCTTGCAACAGTGGCCGAGGGCGAAGGGATCACGGCGGCCCAGGCAGCGATCGGATGGGTCGCAAGTCAGGGACCGGATATCATCCCGCTGGTCGGCGCACGCACGGTCGAACGGCTGATGGAAGCCGTGCGAGCGCCTTTGCGCCTTTCACCGGCGGCCTTGGCGGCGATTGAGAAAGCTGTTCCTGAAGACGCGGTTCAGGGCGATCGCTTCATGGCGCACTGA
- a CDS encoding SIMPL domain-containing protein has product MIAIARPLLVAAGLILLPAAAFAAEPAPSTLTLSADGIVSAAPDTAIVSLGAVQEADTADAALTANNAAMNKMLAALKEAGVADKDIATSGFTIDPVIVYPPQKSDGTQESPKITGYRVSNAVTVKLRDIAKAGGLLDKVIRVGANDVRGVGFTVDNQDTLMDEARVAALKAVETRAALYAQTAGFTLKRILSVSEGTQDRPPMPMMMAKAAPQSDSVPLAAGEQEIRATVNVTWEIEPTAK; this is encoded by the coding sequence ATGATCGCCATTGCCCGCCCGCTTCTTGTTGCCGCCGGCTTGATACTGCTGCCCGCCGCCGCCTTCGCCGCCGAGCCCGCCCCCTCCACGCTGACACTGTCGGCCGATGGCATCGTTAGCGCCGCCCCCGATACGGCCATCGTCTCGCTCGGCGCGGTTCAGGAAGCCGACACCGCCGACGCGGCGCTCACCGCCAACAACGCGGCGATGAACAAGATGCTGGCCGCCCTGAAGGAAGCCGGCGTCGCCGACAAGGATATCGCCACCTCCGGCTTCACCATCGATCCGGTGATCGTCTATCCGCCGCAGAAGTCCGATGGCACCCAGGAATCGCCGAAGATCACCGGCTACCGCGTGTCCAACGCCGTCACCGTCAAGCTGCGCGACATCGCCAAGGCGGGAGGCCTGCTCGACAAGGTGATCCGCGTCGGCGCCAACGACGTGCGCGGCGTCGGCTTCACCGTCGACAACCAGGATACCCTGATGGACGAAGCGCGCGTCGCTGCCCTGAAGGCGGTGGAAACCCGCGCCGCGCTTTATGCCCAGACCGCCGGCTTCACGCTGAAGCGCATCCTCTCCGTCTCCGAGGGCACCCAGGATCGTCCGCCGATGCCGATGATGATGGCCAAGGCGGCGCCGCAGAGCGACAGCGTCCCGCTGGCCGCCGGTGAGCAGGAGATCCGCGCCACGGTCAACGTCACCTGGGAAATCGAGCCGACCGCGAAGTAA
- a CDS encoding SDR family NAD(P)-dependent oxidoreductase, producing the protein MPQVLHIRHLALMHPVHQTAEISAHCICRAINDLPVGSRKDGTMTQGHGRLSGKVALITGAGSGIGKATALKFASEGAALALIGRTAAKLDGVAEEIRRAGGKAISIAVDVSDESAVEAAVDEAIATLGRLDIAFNNAGMLGSMAPLAEMQSSEFDAVIGTNLRGVWLMARAEVRAMLASSTRGSIINTSSFVARASSAGTTAYAASKAGVDAMMRALALEVGGNGIRVNNIAPGVIETEMFNGSGVPEAFRQALANHAALKRLGRPDDIAEAALWLASDQAAFVTGQSILVDGGFAIPGLR; encoded by the coding sequence ATGCCTCAAGTTCTGCATATTCGACACCTCGCATTGATGCACCCTGTTCATCAGACAGCTGAGATATCGGCGCATTGTATATGCCGCGCGATCAATGATCTACCTGTTGGCAGCAGAAAGGATGGGACCATGACGCAAGGTCACGGACGGCTAAGTGGAAAAGTCGCGCTGATAACCGGTGCTGGCAGCGGCATCGGTAAAGCAACGGCCCTCAAGTTCGCCAGCGAGGGAGCCGCGCTGGCACTGATAGGCCGCACCGCCGCCAAACTGGACGGTGTGGCGGAAGAGATCCGGCGGGCCGGCGGCAAAGCGATATCAATTGCGGTGGATGTCTCCGATGAGAGCGCGGTCGAAGCGGCGGTTGATGAGGCCATCGCCACCTTGGGCAGGCTCGATATCGCCTTCAACAATGCCGGTATGCTGGGATCCATGGCGCCGCTGGCGGAGATGCAGTCTTCAGAGTTCGACGCGGTGATCGGCACCAATCTGCGCGGCGTATGGTTGATGGCGCGCGCGGAAGTCAGGGCGATGTTGGCCTCTTCCACTCGTGGTTCCATCATCAATACATCGTCCTTCGTAGCTCGCGCCTCCAGCGCCGGAACGACCGCTTATGCGGCCAGCAAGGCGGGGGTCGATGCCATGATGCGTGCGCTGGCGCTGGAAGTGGGCGGCAATGGCATCCGCGTCAACAACATTGCGCCGGGCGTCATCGAAACCGAGATGTTCAACGGATCGGGCGTGCCGGAGGCGTTCCGGCAGGCGCTCGCCAACCATGCCGCCCTGAAGCGGCTGGGGCGGCCGGACGACATTGCCGAAGCCGCGCTGTGGCTCGCTTCCGATCAAGCCGCTTTCGTCACCGGACAGAGCATTCTGGTCGACGGCGGATTTGCGATACCAGGGCTGCGATGA
- a CDS encoding LysR family transcriptional regulator → MTISPSAISHTIRALEERLGTRLFHRTTRSLSMTDDGAKLRDRIAPAFATIAFSMAEVAKEAGTLSGTVRLTVPRVASQMILAPHLPSFLRRYPEICVEVDINDQLIDSVAEGFDAGIRLGEALRSDMESLPISPPLRGLLVASPGYLSRHERPREPADLHGHQWLNFRLGSGRVLPWDFRRGNASTVLSKTGVLSTNDADLLIAAALEGCGIACVTEGTVEAYLRSGQLVMVLEDWSQPYPGWYVYFPKGRLLSPALRLLCRHLSEGVLGDDR, encoded by the coding sequence TTGACCATATCTCCTTCGGCCATCAGCCATACCATCCGGGCGCTCGAGGAACGGCTTGGCACCCGCCTGTTTCACCGCACGACGCGAAGTCTGTCGATGACGGATGATGGGGCCAAGTTGCGCGACCGGATCGCTCCCGCATTCGCAACCATCGCCTTTTCGATGGCGGAGGTGGCAAAAGAGGCAGGCACATTGTCGGGCACGGTGCGACTGACGGTTCCGCGCGTGGCGTCGCAGATGATCCTGGCGCCTCACCTGCCGTCGTTTCTGCGGCGCTATCCGGAAATCTGCGTCGAAGTGGACATCAACGATCAGCTCATCGACAGCGTGGCAGAAGGTTTCGATGCGGGAATCCGACTGGGAGAGGCTTTGCGTAGTGACATGGAGAGCCTGCCTATCTCTCCGCCTCTTCGCGGTCTGCTCGTCGCCTCGCCCGGTTATCTTTCTCGCCACGAGCGGCCACGGGAGCCGGCGGATCTGCATGGCCATCAATGGCTCAATTTTCGCTTGGGGTCGGGAAGGGTGCTTCCCTGGGATTTTCGGCGCGGCAATGCAAGCACGGTGCTCAGCAAGACCGGGGTGCTTTCCACCAATGATGCCGATCTGCTGATCGCCGCCGCTCTTGAAGGGTGTGGCATCGCCTGCGTGACGGAGGGCACCGTTGAGGCTTATCTGCGGTCCGGACAGTTGGTGATGGTGCTGGAGGATTGGTCGCAGCCATATCCGGGTTGGTATGTCTATTTTCCCAAGGGACGTCTGCTGTCGCCGGCGCTCCGGCTTCTGTGCCGGCATCTCAGTGAGGGCGTCCTCGGCGATGACAGGTGA
- a CDS encoding cytochrome b — MQAPLTNRDYNPLSKLLHWLMALVIIVAWGVGYYGGAMLHYGVSDGETAQKIWAITLHKSIATTTLFLIVARLLWRASHRPPALADMPKIMEHLTHLGHGALYFLMVAVPLSGWANSSSAGYPIPVAGLFTIPGLVSKTPELTPYLVWTHWFLSWALGVTVVGHMLFALKHHFIDKDSTLRSMMLGKKA; from the coding sequence ATGCAAGCCCCGCTCACCAACCGAGATTACAATCCGCTTTCCAAGCTGCTTCACTGGCTGATGGCGCTTGTCATCATTGTTGCCTGGGGTGTCGGCTATTATGGCGGTGCCATGCTGCATTATGGGGTGAGCGACGGCGAAACCGCGCAGAAGATCTGGGCGATCACCCTGCACAAGTCGATTGCCACGACGACGCTGTTCCTGATCGTCGCCCGCCTCCTGTGGCGGGCCAGCCATCGCCCGCCGGCGCTCGCCGACATGCCCAAGATCATGGAGCATCTGACGCATCTCGGGCATGGGGCGCTGTATTTCCTGATGGTCGCCGTTCCCCTGTCCGGCTGGGCCAACAGCTCTTCGGCCGGCTATCCCATCCCGGTTGCCGGGCTGTTCACGATCCCTGGTCTGGTGTCGAAGACCCCGGAATTGACGCCCTATCTCGTGTGGACGCACTGGTTCCTGTCCTGGGCGCTGGGGGTGACGGTCGTCGGGCATATGCTGTTCGCGCTGAAGCATCACTTCATCGACAAGGACTCGACGCTGCGCTCGATGATGCTGGGCAAGAAGGCCTGA
- a CDS encoding S24 family peptidase — translation MGIIPLMEQTWKSRLELLMRQKGFNMKSLSLKAELGETYVRDILKRSRDPGVEKMRALADVLGVRLNEIMNEPYAIPRDGEDTPEHIPLDEDNDNGWQEGWQARLPGGSAEVDARAGAGDGSSGQVLTLRSGGIQSGHLVTGEWVVPRAHLGANPARVIFIPVIGTSMQPILNPSDVVAVDTAVSDVKDAEIYVIDEGDGPSVKRLRLNHDDNPRTVDIISENAAVPPKRRPAELVRVIGLVIGKWSRM, via the coding sequence ATGGGCATAATCCCACTTATGGAACAGACCTGGAAATCACGCCTCGAACTTCTGATGCGCCAGAAGGGCTTCAACATGAAGTCGCTGTCGCTCAAGGCCGAGCTCGGCGAAACCTATGTGCGGGATATCCTGAAGCGCAGCCGCGATCCGGGCGTCGAGAAGATGCGCGCGCTGGCCGACGTTCTGGGCGTCCGGCTCAATGAGATCATGAACGAGCCCTACGCCATCCCGCGCGACGGTGAGGATACGCCCGAACACATCCCGCTCGACGAGGACAACGACAACGGCTGGCAGGAAGGTTGGCAGGCCCGCCTTCCCGGCGGCTCGGCCGAGGTCGACGCGCGGGCCGGCGCCGGCGACGGCTCCTCCGGCCAGGTGCTGACGCTGAGGTCGGGCGGCATCCAGTCGGGCCATCTGGTCACCGGCGAATGGGTGGTGCCGCGCGCCCATCTGGGCGCCAATCCGGCCCGCGTCATCTTCATTCCGGTGATCGGCACGTCCATGCAGCCGATCCTCAACCCGTCCGACGTGGTGGCGGTCGACACCGCCGTCAGCGACGTCAAGGACGCCGAGATCTATGTCATCGACGAGGGCGACGGCCCCTCGGTGAAGCGCCTGCGCCTCAACCACGACGACAACCCGCGCACCGTCGACATCATCTCCGAAAACGCCGCCGTGCCGCCCAAGCGCCGCCCGGCCGAACTGGTGCGCGTCATCGGGCTGGTCATCGGCAAGTGGTCGCGGATGTAG